The genomic DNA ATTAGCTCTTTTCTTAAAATAAGAAATTGGCTGTTTCCACAGACATACAAACACGATTTCCTATATTAAGGAAATCTTAACTACCTGATATGCCATCCTTTTAAGGTTTCTTGCACCATAGTAAAGCCTCACATCAGATCTCTTATCAGCACTAAACCCTGTCTCGATCAAAGACCGGATTGGGCTGCATGACATGAAGTATATGAGCATTAGTGATTAAAAGTAACAAAAAGGAAAGAGTATATAAACAAAAAAAATTCTAGATAATTCTTTTCAATTGAAAAGCATTATTTCATTTCGAGACAGCTCAACAATCAGTATTACTACCACCTAAGCATTTCTCTTGGGTTCATAGCGAAAAGCCAAATACTGAAAGCCTTAGCAGAGAAAAAATGAGATAGGGGTAAGTGTGGCTATGTGGTACAAAAAATTATGTCGGAAATTGAAGGTGGAAAGAGAAGGATAAAAGACTGAAAGTGTAAAAGAATTCTAATAAAAAATTTTGGGAAATGATAAAAGTAGGATGTAAGAATGATTATTCGTTTCTATATTGATGGGTTGTACACCAATTCAAATTGAATCAACCAAACAGAGCAGGAAtgataattaaattttatttgtAATAACATTTTATGTTCATATATCAGATTAATTGTTCAATATTGAGAATATATATTCAATAAACCCACTACATTCCAAAAAATTGTGCACAATTAGCAAAATTGTAAAACATAACTCTATGTCAACTGAAACAAATCCTTTGGCATCTATATGCTTTCCATGCATCAAAAGTAGTCGACCTCAACAACCTTAGACTATTGATACGAGCATGTGTTGGAGGAGATTTCTAACAACATTACCTATGTTACCTAGGCGGCTAGAACTccttattttttaaaaatatgcaAAATTCTATTCATATTGCCGTGAACTTTATTGTAGGCCAAAAATGCAAATATTAATTAAATTGATCGGTCCTACACTTCATTTTATGCAAAAAAACTGCAAAATTTTCATTATATTGCCTAGTCCCGCACTCCAACAAATATCCATATCGAACACTTATAGTCTGAGTAGCATAAATATCCATATCGAACACTTTTAGCAAAGTCAGGGTAGCATAATACAATACTTGACACATCAAGCAAATATTTGAGCTCATTCCAAAGAATAACTAGGTCTAGGACCCTACATTTCAAAATGTTGGACGATTAAAATTTCGGCATTTAACAACAGCAATAAAATCAGTGTCTCACTGACCTAATTCCAGAGCCAGTGGCGAAAATAAAAACAGACTGATAATCCTCAGCCGGCGATATAGAATCAATCGAAAAGCCCTTCCCCATGACCGTAGTCAATTGAACAACATCACCACTACTAAGTCCACACAACAACTCAGCAGTAGAGCCAGCCACACTCTTAACCAAAAACTCAAACACGCCTTTCGACGCAGCAAGCGACGGCGGCGAAGCAATTGCGAGAAACGACGGCTTCTCCACTTCCGGCAACCTTAGCTGGAGGTACTGACCGGGAGTTTTGTACGAGGAGGCGATGTCCGGTGAGTCAGCCACGTCGATGGTGACGTGGAAGAGTGACTCGGCAGCGGGTTTGATGGAGACGAGTGGAGTGGGTGTCCAGATAGTGGTGTCTTGTTTGACGGAGGCGGAGATTGAGAGACGGCGGCGATTGTGGCGGTGGTTTAGGTGGAGGAGGAGAGAAGTGGGGACCATGGAGGAGGGGAAGGGTTTGGTGCGGAGAGGTGCATGGGAAGTAAGGTGGGGATGAGTTGCTAGTGACATGTTTGGGGGGAGTGGAAGAGAACGCAACGCCGGTAAGAAAGGAAGATGGGTTGTGAAATGAAATGgagaattttatttatttaaatgcTGACTGTGTAAATAGAGCGAGTTGGATGTTTACACGTGGATAATAATGGATAAGTTGTTTAGTTTTTCAACACAAAGTGAAGGCGCCAACATTGATGTTCCCATTGTTCTAAAAAGCGGGAATCGGTGTTATTCAGTATAGCAATCCTTCAGTAATTAATCGGATTATCGGTAATTAACCGGATTGATTAAtcagatatatttaataaaatataaaaataattaatttataaaactaaatatataaatttaagaaaaaaatacAGTGATTAATCGGATTATAAAATCGAATCAGCGGAGCATATTGAAATGATTAATCGGGTGATTTTCAGAATAAAGGTTGTGTCCTGCACAGAAAACCAGTTAAATTCGCTTAAAGTTTTGATCTCAAATTTATATCTTACTCTCTCCATCTATTTTTTTATATGTCGTTTGACTTTCTTGCACACAATTCTTAGTTCTTTTACCgcatagataaaataatattttctaaaattttatttttctaaattaaagttttagttatatatttttattcacaaaaggaaaaaattaaaaaatattattgtaacTATGCGGTCAAAGCACTTAGAAGTGTGTGCACAAAAATCAAACGTCATATAATAAAAAATAGAGGGAGtagtaatttataatttataaaatttaaaattaacggTGATTTTTCTGTGGTGTGTCCATGGATGAGTATAATTTTGGCTTGTTTTGATTGGGCAACATTTTTTAGTAATAATGGACGTCC from Apium graveolens cultivar Ventura chromosome 5, ASM990537v1, whole genome shotgun sequence includes the following:
- the LOC141724906 gene encoding fruit protein pKIWI502; this encodes MSLATHPHLTSHAPLRTKPFPSSMVPTSLLLHLNHRHNRRRLSISASVKQDTTIWTPTPLVSIKPAAESLFHVTIDVADSPDIASSYKTPGQYLQLRLPEVEKPSFLAIASPPSLAASKGVFEFLVKSVAGSTAELLCGLSSGDVVQLTTVMGKGFSIDSISPAEDYQSVFIFATGSGISPIRSLIETGFSADKRSDVRLYYGARNLKRMAYQDRFKDWESSGIKIVPVLSLPDDNWTGESGYVQAAFSRAEKNYKPESTGAVLCGQKQMAEEITSALVSDGVSKEKILMNF